One Oryctolagus cuniculus chromosome 7, mOryCun1.1, whole genome shotgun sequence genomic window, tttattttattttttaaagatttatttgtttattttgaaagagttatggagagtgagagatagagaaagaggatcttctgtctgctgattcactccccaaatggctgcaataccggggctgggccaggcagaagccaggagcttcttccaggtctcccacgtgggtgtcaggggcctaggcactcaggccatcagcagggagttagcTCAGATGTGGCGCagtgcctatacaggatgctggcatcacaggtggttgctttacctgctacaccacaacgacAACCCTTTAGCTTCATTTTAAAGCTAAAATCAGgcacaaagaaatgttaataaattGCCATATATTCCTGAACTTGGACCGGAACCTGGCTTTCCAGACTCAAAGACCAATGCCAATTCACCATTTATTGAGCTTTTACTATGTATTGTGTTGAGTATAGCCAACAGAATACTTCCTAAATCTATGAGAGACTTTTTCATACTACTACTCTGAATGGAGTTTAAAAGACTAGAGAGGttcaaaaaatgaaagcaactgGGGAACTAAGTTTTGATGGTCTtcaagtggaggaggaggaagaacacTTATACTTGGGGTAAAGTATGCTGCTTTTTAGGAGCAGAGAAGAGGGAACACAGAAGAGAGTAGAAACCCTTAGAGTCAGGAGACTGCTGCAGTGGTCCCCAGCAGCAGGCGTATTCCTAGAGAAGAAATTGTCCTTGCAAGGACAGTTGTCCTTGCCTCAGACCTGACTGCCGTGTACAGATACCTTTGCTACTGTAAGTTTGTTCATGGGACAGTCTTCAACATGTAAACTTCTCTTGCCATGAACTTCCCATTTTCTGCTTTTaacaacagttttttttaaaaagatttatttatttgagaggctgagtcaCATAGAAAGGAAGTGAAAGCCAGAgatctccattcactggttcattccccaaatggccacaatggccagggctgggctgggccaaagccaggagccaggtgcttcttcccagtctcttatgtggatgcaggggcctaagcacttaggccatcatctgctgctttcaaggcacgttaccagggagctggatcagaagcagagcagccaagactcaaaccagcctccatatggaatgctgatgtggcaggcagcagcttaatccattgtgccacaatgctggatcccaacagaattaattttaaagtttgttttatacCAAACTtagattcctcttttttttttttttaagatttttatttatttatttgaaagaaagagttacagaaaggcagaggcagagagagagaagtcttccatcctctgattaactccccaagtggctgcaacggccggagctgggctaatccaaagccagaagccaggagcttcttccgggtctcccacgtggatgcagggggccaaggacttgggtcatcttccactgcttttccaggccaaagcagagagctggattggaagtggagcagccaggactcgaaccagcacccacatgggatgccggcactgcagacggctgctttactcactatgccacagtgccagccccctagatTCCTCTTAGTTCATCAAGTAaggggtaatttttttaaaaagatatctctGGTCCTCTTTGTCTTTGGTGGAAAATGATCTTAGAGAAAGGTGCTAGTATTTGGCTTagtgattttctgtttttcctcttctgGTAGGTAACATTGCCAGGACTTACACAGATCAGTGCGTACAGATTCTTACAGAACTGTTGGAGCTGCGACAAGAGCACATTACCACAGGTAATAGCTatctttctagaattttttttggcGGGAGCAGGGGGTTATCAACTGGGCAATTATAGTTGCTGAAAAGATATTTGTTGTTGAATGACTATTAATAGAAGGGTTTTCCTTGTATCATCTTGTGGTGTTGTCAGAGAAGTATATGACATATAGAGCTAGTAGAGTAGAGAATCTTCAGGGTGCCTTGGTCTGCAGGGCTATTCTATAGATGAAGGAGGGTATAATTTTCCCCACCTTTACCGCTCTTTTTGCTCTATGACATTATACAATAGGCAGTGGCTTCCAGGGCGGGAACTATGGTGAGACAAGCAAAGTGCGTAGAATGCCAGTGAAAGAAGGTGCTTGGTAGGGAGGCACCCGTGCAGGTGCAGCCGTGCGTGTCTTGGACTTTGCACCTTAGACACCTCACTTGTCTCACCAGAGTCCCAGTCCTGGTGGCTTCATTAATACTGTCTTCAAAGTATCTCTTTACAGCAACACTGTCCTGCAGTTCGCATATAGCTGTACATTTCATGAAGTGCTTTCCCACACATTAGTTCATCTGTCCTCATCTCAATCTAATAACAACATCCATTCCAGATATTATTGCCCATGTCATACATTTCTCAGATGTTCATTGCCTACCCTGCAAAACCCATGTCACTGAAGATCATCAGACATCAAGTCTAAATGCCTGACTCTTGTGATTCCTGCCTGCGTGGAGGTTCTAATCCTGTACTCTTCTGCCCTGGGCCGTGTTGCAGTGGTGGTGCAGACTTTCCGAGACCTGGTTTGGTTGTGTCCTCAGTGTACCGAAGCTGTGTGTcgggccctgcctggctgtgaAGAGCACATTCAAGACAGTGAGGTAGACTGCTACTCACTTGGACTTTTAGGTAGAGGGGGAATGCATGGGACTCGGCCCTCCAAGATGGAATCCAATTCTTCTCTCAGAAGTGGAAAACTCTTAGAACTGACTGCCAACTCACATTCTCTTTTGGATGTGGATGGCATATAAATTATGAAAAGAggtttaatattattattacaaTTCTTTATaccattattttctctttcaaaaatatttttatttgaaaggcagagttagagagagagggaaaaacagaaaaacagatcttctatctgctgattcactccccaagtagctgccatggctggggctaggtcaggctgacactgggaacctagaactccacccaggtctcccatgtgggtggcagggacccacttgggtcatcttccactgcttttccaggtgcattagcagggatctggatcagaagtggagcagccaggactcaaaccactcatatgggatgccagtgttacaggtagCGGCTTAGCTTGCCCTGTCACTACACTGGCCCTAGCCATTGTTTTCTTGAACAACTTCTAGCTAGAGATTGAGACCATGAAGTTTTTGACTAGAATCAGAACCAGAATCATCTGTGAAAGTTATACAAAGATTTGGCTTCACCATGGATTTAGAGATATAAATATTGCAGCAGATGGATAtagagagctttttaaaaattatttatttgaaaatgagaggtGAGGGGTGGAGTAGAagaatgacagagtgagagaaacacagaaacagagaacttcatctgctgtttcacttcccagatgtccgcaacagttggggctgggccaggctgaaaccaggaactcaatcctggcttcccatgagggtggcaagcacccaagcacttggaccattacctactgcttcccagggtgcacattagcaggaagctggaataagaaaaAAGCTGAAGACGGCAAGGTCCCTCACAAGAAACTGGCAGCTTGCCCAGCTCTCCTAGCCTTTGCTCACCTCCCGCCCCGCTTTAATAGTTGCTCAGTGTGCATCTGGCCTTTTACACTGGAGCTTTTCAACCCCAGCTGCCAGAACACTGCTAATACTCCTAAAGAGGCGAGGCTTTGggactggaagaagcttttgtTGCCAAGCTTTTGTTGCCACTGATGccctgcctggggggggggggtgccagtTGCTCCAGCTTGTAAGAGGTGGTATTAGTCAGGACTGGCGATCTTTTGTAGAGGCATAGCGACAAAGGTTGAGGGAGCCCCTGCACCAGATTCCCTTTCCAGAGGCGGATACAAGTGACTGCGTCCGTTCTGTTCCGCACCAGCTCCCGGGCCGGTCAAGCTGACCTCAAAGACCTGGTGGTTTGTCATATTTGAATCACGTTATGGGCTGCTAGACAAATTTTCAGGCTTGCTTGGCCTGAAGAAGGAGGTTCATGTTTTGTGCCTCAGTCTGGATAATAGTGGCAAAACAACAATCATCAACAAACTTCAACCTTCAGGTGCTCAATCTCAAGATACAGTTCCAATGATAGGATTCAGGATACAATCCAATGATAAGATTTTCAGTAGAGAAATTCAAATCGTCCAGTTTATTTTTTACAGTGTTTGACATGTAAGCTCAAGGAGGATACAGAAATCTCTGGGAACACTGGTATAAAGAAGGACAAGCCATTATCTTTGTCATTGATAGTAGTGGTAAGTTAAGAATGGTTGTGGCCAAAGAAGAACTTGATTACTCTTCTGAATCATGCAGATATTAAACATCATCGAATTCCAGTCTTACTCTTTACAAACAAAATGGATCTTAGAGATGCAGTGACATCTGTGAAAGTGTCTCAGTTGCTGTGTTTagagaacataaaaaataaaccatGACACATTTGTGCTAGTGATGCCATAAAAGGAGAAGGCTTGCAGGAAGGTGTAGACTGGCTTCGAGATCAGACCCAGGCTGTAAAGACGTAAAGCGATAGTATTTGGAAACCTCAAAAACTTTGACTTCAAGGAATATTCTAAGGCTAACTGAAtaccttacattttttaaaaaaatgtgtgtgcatCCAAGAGTGTTCTGTAATGTTCTGCTTGCATTTATGGACTCTGGATGACCTTTTTAAGAACATAAGGCTTCAGGTATGCTAGTGTGACCATtaattatatgaaaattaaatcttCCCTCAAAAGAATTCTGTAGAATTACCTACTTCTTGTTCAAGATGTCCATTTTATTATAATTAGGATGcttaaaatcagagttataaGCCAAGCCATCTCAGtatttcatcatgatttatggtatcttgtaatatattttatcttttaattgtctTCAAAAATTTAGTTTATGGCATAACTTTGCAGTATGAATTATGCATATGAAAAAGaacttgaaatatttataaaggacttggtaattaatataaaatttttactGTGTATCattatcaataaaatataaaatgaagtttttttttaaaaacagagccaGCATCTAGTGTAGCCGGTGTAGCCACCACccaccatgctggcatcccatataggtgtcagttcgtgttctggctgcttcacttctgatacagctctctgctagtggcctgggaaaaaagcagaagatggtacaagtgtttgggcccctgcatccacatgggagactcagatgaagctcctggcctctggcttcagcctggcttagctctggccattgtggccatcttgggagtgaacaagcagatgaagatctcactttccctctgactttcaaataaataaataagtgttttgttgttgttgtttttaaaaaaaaagaaaaagagcagagccaagactggaaTCCAGCAACCCCAATATGGAATGCATTCATCATAAACAGCACACCACATGCCTTCCCccagagagatttttttaagacgctttggggctggctttgtgggataatgggttaagctgctgcctacaagatCCACATTGCACaagggttccagtttgagtcctggaagctgcacttccaatccagctccctgttaaaatgcctgggaaagcagcagaagatggcccaagtgcttgggcccctgcactcatgtgggagacccagaggaagcttctaactgctggctcccagctcctggcttcatcctggcctagccctggtcattgtggccatttggggagtgaactagcaaatggaagatttatctgtctctcactctttctgtaactttgcctttcaaataaataaaataaatcctaaaaaaaaaaaaaaatgcactgtaGGTTAATAaccttacaaaaaaaattaagaagttcTTTTAGGAGCTGCCGCTGAAACACTAAACCCCAAATTGGGTCAGAGGCCCTAAAGCAAAAAGAAGCCTGGTTATTGCTTAATCAAGTAGGTTATAAAAGTTTTGAGTTTCCTCTTTTGCGTTAGAATTTCATTCCTGTTTGTTGTAGAGTATAGCGATCAATACACTATAAGTTGAAGTAAATTAAAGATTATATCTCTTCTGGCATTAGGGGGAAAGCAAACCTGTAATCCTCTACTGTCTCCTGTGTTTGGATAGCCACGTACTGAGCTTCTGTTCTTACCCTCTCGTTCCCTAGGGCAAGCAGGCTCTTATTTGGCTACTTGGAGTCCATGGGGAAAGAATCCCCAATGCTCCTTATGTGTTAGAGGACTTTGTAGAGAATGTGAAGTCAGAGACGTTCCCAGCTGTTAAGATGGAGCTCCTCACAGCACTACTGCGCCTCTTCCTCTCCCGACCTGCTGAGTGCCAGGACATGCTGGGGCGTTTGTTACATTACTGCATAGGTaggtttttcaaaagaaaatagtaCTTGCCTTGATGCCTCGTAAAGTTCTCACAGTTTTTGTTGTTCTGTAAGTCATATCTTAGACCTGAGAAAAATAATGTTCATGCTTTCTagacttttttccctttttcatttttttcctccctttatGATTGGCACAAGGGTAAAAGgagagtgtttttgtttttagttaacTTAGTCTGTTGTCTTAtctcagaggaagaaaaggataTGGCCGTGCGAGACCGTGGTCTCTTCTGTTATCGCCTCCTCTTGGCTGGCGTTGATGAGGCTAAGCGGATCCTGTGTAGCCCGAAGTCTGACCCTTCTCTTCGTCTTCTGGAGGATCAGGCAGAAAGACCTGTGAACAGCTGGGCCGCAGACTTCAACACGCTGGTGCCAGTGTATGGCAAAGCCCGCTGGGCAGTGATCTCTAAATGCCAGGGACCAGAGCGTTGTGGCCCAGAGCTTCCCAACACTGCGTCATTTGCCACATCAGGTAAAAGTGGCCCTTTACCTTATCTCTATCATGCTAAGTCTTTATCTGTCTCAATGACTGGTAGAAAGTGGAGTTCCCTAGCTAAATATCAGAGTGTTACCTGAATTTGAAGCCTTTGTAAACAAGAAGGAAGTTCATCCTTGGTTATTTAagccatttctccaaagacagaTTCAGATTTTGAATCTTTGAGaatgtagatttaaaaatgtagctcTTATTATAGATGAAGAACATCTCTCACACACGCTTTCCGACTCTTTCAGGACCCCTGATTCCTCAAGAGGACAAGGAGAGGGGACAAGATCTCCCTGATTCTGGAGCCCTCATGCTTGTCCCCGACTGCCAGCTTACTGCCGAGTATTTTGAGAAAACCTGGCTGAGCCTCCAAGTTGCTCATCAGCAAGtgctgccttggcagggagcaGTCCATCCTGACACCTTCCAGATGGCTCTACAAGTAGTAAACATCCAGACCATCGccatgagcagggctggggcccagccctggaaagcCTACCTCAGCGCTCAGGATGACACTGGCTGTCTCTTCCTAACAGAACTGCTCTTGGAGCCCAAGACCTCGGAAATGCAGGTCTCAGTGAAACAGAGTGAGGCAAGGACTGAGACGCTGAACAGTTTTATGTCTGTACTAGAAACTGTGATTGGAACGATTGGAGATCTAAAGTCCTGACAGATCCTTGCCACTTTTCCTGAACGAGACAGACAGCTCGCAGAGTTCCTTATCTCTGTCGTCAGAGCTGCTTGCAAGTCAGATCGTATCAGAGGCAAAGGAGGATGGGAAATCTAGGAATCAGGAGTCTTAGATTTTAGTCCAAAGACTGTTGACTTATTCCTTTCATACCCTTGGTGATTGGCCCCATTTTTTAATGATGGTGTTACAAAGCTCAGTGTTGGGAAGAGGGTGAGGTTGGGATTGGGGGGTCTTTCCGAATCTGTTTTAAGGACTGTGTTACTAATTAAAGATGGCTGCTCTCTGTGGAAACTGATAGGAGTCATCATTTGTGGGGCTCGTCTTTCTGgccactccccaaacaccctctCTCCTGGCAGAAGCAAACCGCTTGCAGTTCGCTGTGTGCACCAGGCGCGCTCATCTCTGTGCTttatcatttgcttttatttctttcccaGAACATCTCCTCACCCTCATATCTTGTTTAGTCCACACCCAGTGTGTCTTTCAGTGTTAAGCTCATTGATGAGCTCCTTCCAGAAGCTTGCTATGACCCTACTGTCCTCATTAAGGAGCCTGTTCAAGCTCTTAGAGCAGCCAGTGTATCCCTCTCGCAGTACTATTAGAATCATTTTGTCATTCGTCCTCACCTTGTATTTTATTCCTCACTTGACCACATTAATACATTAATCTTGAAACTTAACAGCAAGAGCTGATATTGCAAAATGATGATAATTAAGAGAATCTAGAACAGGGAAATATTAAATTCCAGTTGAGATGAATTAGGAATGGGGAAATAGACACATGTTCAGGCTGTAAGGGTCTACATAGATGATAGAGTGGAACCTCACA contains:
- the AP4B1 gene encoding AP-4 complex subunit beta-1 isoform X2; the protein is MTQGLDVSGVFMEMVKASATVDIVQKKLVYLYMCTYAPLKPDLALLAINTLCKDCSDPNPMVRGLALRSMCSLRMPGVQEYIQQPILNGLRDKASYVRRVAVLGCAKMHNLHGDSEVDGALVNELYSLLRDQDPIVVVNCLRSLEEILKQEGGVVINKPIAHHLLNRMSKLDQWGQAEVLHFLLRYQPRSEEELFDILNLLDSFLKSSSAGVVMGAAKLFLILAKKFPHVQTDVLVRVKGPLLAACSSESRELCFAALCHVRQILHSLPGHFSSQYKKFFCSYSEPHYIKLQKVEVLCELVNDENVQQVLEELRGYCTDVSADFAQAAIFAIGNIARTYTDQCVQILTELLELRQEHITTVVVQTFRDLVWLCPQCTEAVCRALPGCEEHIQDSEGKQALIWLLGVHGERIPNAPYVLEDFVENVKSETFPAVKMELLTALLRLFLSRPAECQDMLGRLLHYCIEEEKDMAVRDRGLFCYRLLLAGVDEAKRILCSPKSDPSLRLLEDQAERPVNSWAADFNTLVPVYGKARWAVISKCQGPERCGPELPNTASFATSGPLIPQEDKERGQDLPDSGALMLVPDCQLTAEYFEKTWLSLQVAHQQVLPWQGAVHPDTFQMALQVVNIQTIAMSRAGAQPWKAYLSAQDDTGCLFLTELLLEPKTSEMQVSVKQSEARTETLNSFMSVLETVIGTIGDLKS
- the AP4B1 gene encoding AP-4 complex subunit beta-1 isoform X3 — its product is MPYLGSEDVVKELKKALCNPHIQADRLRYRNVIQRVIRMPGVQEYIQQPILNGLRDKASYVRRVAVLGCAKMHNLHGDSEVDGALVNELYSLLRDQDPIVVVNCLRSLEEILKQEGGVVINKPIAHHLLNRMSKLDQWGQAEVLHFLLRYQPRSEEELFDILNLLDSFLKSSSAGVVMGAAKLFLILAKKFPHVQTDVLVRVKGPLLAACSSESRELCFAALCHVRQILHSLPGHFSSQYKKFFCSYSEPHYIKLQKVEVLCELVNDENVQQVLEELRGYCTDVSADFAQAAIFAIGNIARTYTDQCVQILTELLELRQEHITTVVVQTFRDLVWLCPQCTEAVCRALPGCEEHIQDSEGKQALIWLLGVHGERIPNAPYVLEDFVENVKSETFPAVKMELLTALLRLFLSRPAECQDMLGRLLHYCIEEEKDMAVRDRGLFCYRLLLAGVDEAKRILCSPKSDPSLRLLEDQAERPVNSWAADFNTLVPVYGKARWAVISKCQGPERCGPELPNTASFATSGPLIPQEDKERGQDLPDSGALMLVPDCQLTAEYFEKTWLSLQVAHQQVLPWQGAVHPDTFQMALQVVNIQTIAMSRAGAQPWKAYLSAQDDTGCLFLTELLLEPKTSEMQVSVKQSEARTETLNSFMSVLETVIGTIGDLKS
- the AP4B1 gene encoding AP-4 complex subunit beta-1 isoform X4 — protein: MPGVQEYIQQPILNGLRDKASYVRRVAVLGCAKMHNLHGDSEVDGALVNELYSLLRDQDPIVVVNCLRSLEEILKQEGGVVINKPIAHHLLNRMSKLDQWGQAEVLHFLLRYQPRSEEELFDILNLLDSFLKSSSAGVVMGAAKLFLILAKKFPHVQTDVLVRVKGPLLAACSSESRELCFAALCHVRQILHSLPGHFSSQYKKFFCSYSEPHYIKLQKVEVLCELVNDENVQQVLEELRGYCTDVSADFAQAAIFAIGNIARTYTDQCVQILTELLELRQEHITTVVVQTFRDLVWLCPQCTEAVCRALPGCEEHIQDSEGKQALIWLLGVHGERIPNAPYVLEDFVENVKSETFPAVKMELLTALLRLFLSRPAECQDMLGRLLHYCIEEEKDMAVRDRGLFCYRLLLAGVDEAKRILCSPKSDPSLRLLEDQAERPVNSWAADFNTLVPVYGKARWAVISKCQGPERCGPELPNTASFATSGPLIPQEDKERGQDLPDSGALMLVPDCQLTAEYFEKTWLSLQVAHQQVLPWQGAVHPDTFQMALQVVNIQTIAMSRAGAQPWKAYLSAQDDTGCLFLTELLLEPKTSEMQVSVKQSEARTETLNSFMSVLETVIGTIGDLKS